The following coding sequences are from one Humulus lupulus chromosome X, drHumLupu1.1, whole genome shotgun sequence window:
- the LOC133807024 gene encoding U-box domain-containing protein 34-like isoform X2 encodes MRGFLSRETKPKRRAKKALYSLFVSSFAGLYWVWRRRRRRVLLLLVGRLRFRRWCATEQQWLPIFTQTTPFLRSMPLPWRSRRTTRTAKPLFGGLSIISCLPILSSFSSMLDTKTIVESTSSSSSSESGDSDARNVFVPFRAYCARKAVVLKEVVIDDSDVAKAILDYINKNCITNLVAGASQRNALTRKFKSTDVPSSIVKSAPDFCSVFVISKGKIVTAKTAQRPALNTAAPPRQPSPQGLPPCVPNEYGESDHGARAQYMRAGLKNGGYDKMVPIRERTKSAPSLLLLENMDPQNNGYRSSFGCDSNAEESDSQGGFGIFGSIDITGQNFEFSTAQSPPRVSSSRQSTREIEAEMKRLKLELKQTMDMYSSACKEAISAKNKARELSQWKLEESKKFEEARNSEEAALAAAEMEKAKCKAALEAAEIAQRMAEKEAQRRKQAEMIARREAEEKNRALTALSRNDFRYRKYSIEEIEAATEKFSESMKIGEGGYGPVYKGKLDHTPVAIKVLRPDAAQGRKQFQQEVEVLSCIRHPNMVLLLGACPEFGCLVYEYMNNGSLEDRLFQRGNTPPISWRKRFKIASEVATALLFLHQTKPEPLVHRDLKPGNILLDRNFVTKISDVGLARLVPPSVADQVTQYRMTSAAGTFCYIDPEYQQTGRLTTKSDIYSFGILLLQIITAKPPMGLAHHVSKAIEKGRFADMLDPAITDWPIEETLAFANLALKCAELRKKDRPDLGLVIVPELKRLKDFRRTML; translated from the exons ATGAGAGGGTTTCTTTCTCGTGAAACAAAACCAAAACGAAGAGCTAAGAAGGCACTATATTCTCTCTTTGTTTCATCCTTCGCCGGACTCTACTGGGTGTggcggaggaggaggaggagggtgTTGTTGCTGTTGGTGGGTCGTCTTCGTTTTCGGCGGTGGTGCGCTACTGAACAACAATGGCTCCCCATTTTTACCCAGACGACACCATTCCTCCGTTCAATGCCACTGCCGTGGCGGTCGAGAAGGACAACAAGAACAGCAAAGCCGCTGTTCGGTGGGCTATCGATAATCTCATGCTTACCAATCCTTTCATCATTCTCATCCATGTTAGACACAAAAACCATCGTAG AGAGCacgagcagcagcagcagcagcgaaTCGGGAGACTCTGATGCGCGCAATGTTTTCGTTCCTTTCCGGGCATATTGTGCTCGTAAAGCG GTTGTATTGAAGGAGGTTGTTATTGATGATTCTGATGTTGCGAAAGCAATTCTGGATTATATCAACAAGAATTGCATCACTAATCTCGTTGCTGGTGCTTCTCAAAGAAATGCTCTTACAAG GAAGTTTAAAAGCACAGACGTGCCCTCTAGTATTGTGAAATCTGCACCAGATTTTTGTTCTGTGTTTGTGATATCGAAAGGGAAGATAGTAACCGCCAAAACCGCTCAGAGGCCTGCACTCAACACCGCTGCCCCGCCTAGACAACCATCTCCACAGGGACTGCCACCTTGTGTTCCAAATGAATATGGTGAATCAGATCATGGAGCTAG aGCACAGTACATGAGGGCAGGGTTGAAAAATGGAGGATATGATAAAATGGTGCCAATAAGGGAGAGAACTAAAAGCGCTCCTTCACTTCTCTTGTTGGAAAACATGGACCCTCAGAATAATGGGTATAGATCTTCCTTCGGCTGCGATTCAAACGCTGAGGAAAGTGACAGTCAAGGAGGTTTTGGTATATTTGGATCGATTGATATCACAGGTCAAAACTTTGAATTCAGTACTGCCCAAAGTCCCCCAAGAGTATCTTCATCCAGACAATCTACG agagaaattgaagcTGAGATGAAAAGATTAAAGCTTGAATTAAAGCAAACCATGGACATGTATAGCTCAGCATGTAAAGAAGCAATCTCAGCAAAAAATAAG GCTAGAGAGCTGAGCCAGTGGAAGCTGGAGGAGAGCAAGAAGTTTGAAGAAGCCAGGAATTCTGAAGAGGCAGCCCTTGCAGCTGCAGAGATGGAGAAGGCCAAGTGCAAAGCTGCGCTAGAAGCAGCTGAAATAGCACAGAGAATGGCCGAGAAGGAAGCCCAGAGAAGAAAACAGGCAGAGATGATAGCCAGGCGAGAGGCAGAAGAGAAGAATCGAGCATTGACTGCTTTGTCAAGGAACGATTTTAGGTATAGAAAATATTCCATAGAAGAAATTGAAGCCGCCACTGAGAAGTTCTCAGAGTCTATGAAAATTGGTGAAGGTGGTTATGGACCTGTTTATAAAGGCAAGCTTGATCATACCCCAGTTGCCATCAAAGTCTTGAGACCTGATGCAGCTCAAGGAAGGAAGCAATTCCAACAGGAG GTTGAGGTTCTGAGCTGCATTAGACATCCGAACATGGTCCTCCTCCTAGGTGCCTGTCCAGAATTCGGATGCTTGGTATACGAGTATATGAACAATGGTAGCTTGGAAGACCGCCTATTTCAAAGAGGCAACACCCCACCAATATCATGGAGGAAACGATTCAAAATAGCTTCTGAAGTGGCAACAGCACTTCTCTTCCTTCACCAAACAAAGCCAGAGCCCCTTGTGCACCGCGACCTTAAGCCAGGAAACATACTCTTAGACCGCAACTTTGTTACCAAAATCAGCGATGTTGGCCTGGCTCGTTTAGTCCCTCCATCAGTAGCCGATCAAGTAACCCAGTACCGCATGACATCTGCAGCCGGGACATTCTGTTACATCGATCCAGAGTACCAACAGACAGGCAGGTTAACAACCAAGTCAGACATATACTCGTTTGGGATATTACTCCTCCAAATCATCACAGCTAAGCCTCCAATGGGTCTAGCTCACCATGTCAGTAAAGCCATTGAGAAAGGAAGGTTTGCTGATATGCTAGACCCGGCAATAACAGACTGGCCCATTGAAGAAACTCTAGCATTTGCTAACTTGGCATTAAAGTGTGCAGAACTAAGGAAGAAGGACAGACCAGACCTTGGTTTGGTTATTGTACCGGAGCTTAAGCGGTTAAAAGATTTCAGAAGAACCATGCTTTAG
- the LOC133807024 gene encoding U-box domain-containing protein 51-like isoform X4 — translation MAPHFYPDDTIPPFNATAVAVEKDNKNSKAAVRWAIDNLMLTNPFIILIHVRHKNHQSTSSSSSSESGDSDARNVFVPFRAYCARKAVVLKEVVIDDSDVAKAILDYINKNCITNLVAGASQRNALTRKFKSTDVPSSIVKSAPDFCSVFVISKGKIVTAKTAQRPALNTAAPPRQPSPQGLPPCVPNEYGESDHGARAQYMRAGLKNGGYDKMVPIRERTKSAPSLLLLENMDPQNNGYRSSFGCDSNAEESDSQGGFGIFGSIDITGQNFEFSTAQSPPRVSSSRQSTREIEAEMKRLKLELKQTMDMYSSACKEAISAKNKARELSQWKLEESKKFEEARNSEEAALAAAEMEKAKCKAALEAAEIAQRMAEKEAQRRKQAEMIARREAEEKNRALTALSRNDFRYRKYSIEEIEAATEKFSESMKIGEGGYGPVYKGKLDHTPVAIKVLRPDAAQGRKQFQQEVEVLSCIRHPNMVLLLGACPEFGCLVYEYMNNGSLEDRLFQRGNTPPISWRKRFKIASEVATALLFLHQTKPEPLVHRDLKPGNILLDRNFVTKISDVGLARLVPPSVADQVTQYRMTSAAGTFCYIDPEYQQTGRLTTKSDIYSFGILLLQIITAKPPMGLAHHVSKAIEKGRFADMLDPAITDWPIEETLAFANLALKCAELRKKDRPDLGLVIVPELKRLKDFRRTML, via the exons ATGGCTCCCCATTTTTACCCAGACGACACCATTCCTCCGTTCAATGCCACTGCCGTGGCGGTCGAGAAGGACAACAAGAACAGCAAAGCCGCTGTTCGGTGGGCTATCGATAATCTCATGCTTACCAATCCTTTCATCATTCTCATCCATGTTAGACACAAAAACCATC AGAGCacgagcagcagcagcagcagcgaaTCGGGAGACTCTGATGCGCGCAATGTTTTCGTTCCTTTCCGGGCATATTGTGCTCGTAAAGCG GTTGTATTGAAGGAGGTTGTTATTGATGATTCTGATGTTGCGAAAGCAATTCTGGATTATATCAACAAGAATTGCATCACTAATCTCGTTGCTGGTGCTTCTCAAAGAAATGCTCTTACAAG GAAGTTTAAAAGCACAGACGTGCCCTCTAGTATTGTGAAATCTGCACCAGATTTTTGTTCTGTGTTTGTGATATCGAAAGGGAAGATAGTAACCGCCAAAACCGCTCAGAGGCCTGCACTCAACACCGCTGCCCCGCCTAGACAACCATCTCCACAGGGACTGCCACCTTGTGTTCCAAATGAATATGGTGAATCAGATCATGGAGCTAG aGCACAGTACATGAGGGCAGGGTTGAAAAATGGAGGATATGATAAAATGGTGCCAATAAGGGAGAGAACTAAAAGCGCTCCTTCACTTCTCTTGTTGGAAAACATGGACCCTCAGAATAATGGGTATAGATCTTCCTTCGGCTGCGATTCAAACGCTGAGGAAAGTGACAGTCAAGGAGGTTTTGGTATATTTGGATCGATTGATATCACAGGTCAAAACTTTGAATTCAGTACTGCCCAAAGTCCCCCAAGAGTATCTTCATCCAGACAATCTACG agagaaattgaagcTGAGATGAAAAGATTAAAGCTTGAATTAAAGCAAACCATGGACATGTATAGCTCAGCATGTAAAGAAGCAATCTCAGCAAAAAATAAG GCTAGAGAGCTGAGCCAGTGGAAGCTGGAGGAGAGCAAGAAGTTTGAAGAAGCCAGGAATTCTGAAGAGGCAGCCCTTGCAGCTGCAGAGATGGAGAAGGCCAAGTGCAAAGCTGCGCTAGAAGCAGCTGAAATAGCACAGAGAATGGCCGAGAAGGAAGCCCAGAGAAGAAAACAGGCAGAGATGATAGCCAGGCGAGAGGCAGAAGAGAAGAATCGAGCATTGACTGCTTTGTCAAGGAACGATTTTAGGTATAGAAAATATTCCATAGAAGAAATTGAAGCCGCCACTGAGAAGTTCTCAGAGTCTATGAAAATTGGTGAAGGTGGTTATGGACCTGTTTATAAAGGCAAGCTTGATCATACCCCAGTTGCCATCAAAGTCTTGAGACCTGATGCAGCTCAAGGAAGGAAGCAATTCCAACAGGAG GTTGAGGTTCTGAGCTGCATTAGACATCCGAACATGGTCCTCCTCCTAGGTGCCTGTCCAGAATTCGGATGCTTGGTATACGAGTATATGAACAATGGTAGCTTGGAAGACCGCCTATTTCAAAGAGGCAACACCCCACCAATATCATGGAGGAAACGATTCAAAATAGCTTCTGAAGTGGCAACAGCACTTCTCTTCCTTCACCAAACAAAGCCAGAGCCCCTTGTGCACCGCGACCTTAAGCCAGGAAACATACTCTTAGACCGCAACTTTGTTACCAAAATCAGCGATGTTGGCCTGGCTCGTTTAGTCCCTCCATCAGTAGCCGATCAAGTAACCCAGTACCGCATGACATCTGCAGCCGGGACATTCTGTTACATCGATCCAGAGTACCAACAGACAGGCAGGTTAACAACCAAGTCAGACATATACTCGTTTGGGATATTACTCCTCCAAATCATCACAGCTAAGCCTCCAATGGGTCTAGCTCACCATGTCAGTAAAGCCATTGAGAAAGGAAGGTTTGCTGATATGCTAGACCCGGCAATAACAGACTGGCCCATTGAAGAAACTCTAGCATTTGCTAACTTGGCATTAAAGTGTGCAGAACTAAGGAAGAAGGACAGACCAGACCTTGGTTTGGTTATTGTACCGGAGCTTAAGCGGTTAAAAGATTTCAGAAGAACCATGCTTTAG
- the LOC133807024 gene encoding U-box domain-containing protein 51-like isoform X3, whose protein sequence is MAPHFYPDDTIPPFNATAVAVEKDNKNSKAAVRWAIDNLMLTNPFIILIHVRHKNHQSTSSSSSSESGDSDARNVFVPFRAYCARKAVVLKEVVIDDSDVAKAILDYINKNCITNLVAGASQRNALTRKFKSTDVPSSIVKSAPDFCSVFVISKGKIVTAKTAQRPALNTAAPPRQPSPQGLPPCVPNEYGESDHGARAQYMRAGLKNGGYDKMVPIRERTKSAPSLLLLENMDPQNNGYRSSFGCDSNAEESDSQGGFGIFGSIDITGQNFEFSTAQSPPRVSSSRQSTQREIEAEMKRLKLELKQTMDMYSSACKEAISAKNKARELSQWKLEESKKFEEARNSEEAALAAAEMEKAKCKAALEAAEIAQRMAEKEAQRRKQAEMIARREAEEKNRALTALSRNDFRYRKYSIEEIEAATEKFSESMKIGEGGYGPVYKGKLDHTPVAIKVLRPDAAQGRKQFQQEVEVLSCIRHPNMVLLLGACPEFGCLVYEYMNNGSLEDRLFQRGNTPPISWRKRFKIASEVATALLFLHQTKPEPLVHRDLKPGNILLDRNFVTKISDVGLARLVPPSVADQVTQYRMTSAAGTFCYIDPEYQQTGRLTTKSDIYSFGILLLQIITAKPPMGLAHHVSKAIEKGRFADMLDPAITDWPIEETLAFANLALKCAELRKKDRPDLGLVIVPELKRLKDFRRTML, encoded by the exons ATGGCTCCCCATTTTTACCCAGACGACACCATTCCTCCGTTCAATGCCACTGCCGTGGCGGTCGAGAAGGACAACAAGAACAGCAAAGCCGCTGTTCGGTGGGCTATCGATAATCTCATGCTTACCAATCCTTTCATCATTCTCATCCATGTTAGACACAAAAACCATC AGAGCacgagcagcagcagcagcagcgaaTCGGGAGACTCTGATGCGCGCAATGTTTTCGTTCCTTTCCGGGCATATTGTGCTCGTAAAGCG GTTGTATTGAAGGAGGTTGTTATTGATGATTCTGATGTTGCGAAAGCAATTCTGGATTATATCAACAAGAATTGCATCACTAATCTCGTTGCTGGTGCTTCTCAAAGAAATGCTCTTACAAG GAAGTTTAAAAGCACAGACGTGCCCTCTAGTATTGTGAAATCTGCACCAGATTTTTGTTCTGTGTTTGTGATATCGAAAGGGAAGATAGTAACCGCCAAAACCGCTCAGAGGCCTGCACTCAACACCGCTGCCCCGCCTAGACAACCATCTCCACAGGGACTGCCACCTTGTGTTCCAAATGAATATGGTGAATCAGATCATGGAGCTAG aGCACAGTACATGAGGGCAGGGTTGAAAAATGGAGGATATGATAAAATGGTGCCAATAAGGGAGAGAACTAAAAGCGCTCCTTCACTTCTCTTGTTGGAAAACATGGACCCTCAGAATAATGGGTATAGATCTTCCTTCGGCTGCGATTCAAACGCTGAGGAAAGTGACAGTCAAGGAGGTTTTGGTATATTTGGATCGATTGATATCACAGGTCAAAACTTTGAATTCAGTACTGCCCAAAGTCCCCCAAGAGTATCTTCATCCAGACAATCTACG cagagagaaattgaagcTGAGATGAAAAGATTAAAGCTTGAATTAAAGCAAACCATGGACATGTATAGCTCAGCATGTAAAGAAGCAATCTCAGCAAAAAATAAG GCTAGAGAGCTGAGCCAGTGGAAGCTGGAGGAGAGCAAGAAGTTTGAAGAAGCCAGGAATTCTGAAGAGGCAGCCCTTGCAGCTGCAGAGATGGAGAAGGCCAAGTGCAAAGCTGCGCTAGAAGCAGCTGAAATAGCACAGAGAATGGCCGAGAAGGAAGCCCAGAGAAGAAAACAGGCAGAGATGATAGCCAGGCGAGAGGCAGAAGAGAAGAATCGAGCATTGACTGCTTTGTCAAGGAACGATTTTAGGTATAGAAAATATTCCATAGAAGAAATTGAAGCCGCCACTGAGAAGTTCTCAGAGTCTATGAAAATTGGTGAAGGTGGTTATGGACCTGTTTATAAAGGCAAGCTTGATCATACCCCAGTTGCCATCAAAGTCTTGAGACCTGATGCAGCTCAAGGAAGGAAGCAATTCCAACAGGAG GTTGAGGTTCTGAGCTGCATTAGACATCCGAACATGGTCCTCCTCCTAGGTGCCTGTCCAGAATTCGGATGCTTGGTATACGAGTATATGAACAATGGTAGCTTGGAAGACCGCCTATTTCAAAGAGGCAACACCCCACCAATATCATGGAGGAAACGATTCAAAATAGCTTCTGAAGTGGCAACAGCACTTCTCTTCCTTCACCAAACAAAGCCAGAGCCCCTTGTGCACCGCGACCTTAAGCCAGGAAACATACTCTTAGACCGCAACTTTGTTACCAAAATCAGCGATGTTGGCCTGGCTCGTTTAGTCCCTCCATCAGTAGCCGATCAAGTAACCCAGTACCGCATGACATCTGCAGCCGGGACATTCTGTTACATCGATCCAGAGTACCAACAGACAGGCAGGTTAACAACCAAGTCAGACATATACTCGTTTGGGATATTACTCCTCCAAATCATCACAGCTAAGCCTCCAATGGGTCTAGCTCACCATGTCAGTAAAGCCATTGAGAAAGGAAGGTTTGCTGATATGCTAGACCCGGCAATAACAGACTGGCCCATTGAAGAAACTCTAGCATTTGCTAACTTGGCATTAAAGTGTGCAGAACTAAGGAAGAAGGACAGACCAGACCTTGGTTTGGTTATTGTACCGGAGCTTAAGCGGTTAAAAGATTTCAGAAGAACCATGCTTTAG
- the LOC133807024 gene encoding U-box domain-containing protein 34-like isoform X1, producing MRGFLSRETKPKRRAKKALYSLFVSSFAGLYWVWRRRRRRVLLLLVGRLRFRRWCATEQQWLPIFTQTTPFLRSMPLPWRSRRTTRTAKPLFGGLSIISCLPILSSFSSMLDTKTIVESTSSSSSSESGDSDARNVFVPFRAYCARKAVVLKEVVIDDSDVAKAILDYINKNCITNLVAGASQRNALTRKFKSTDVPSSIVKSAPDFCSVFVISKGKIVTAKTAQRPALNTAAPPRQPSPQGLPPCVPNEYGESDHGARAQYMRAGLKNGGYDKMVPIRERTKSAPSLLLLENMDPQNNGYRSSFGCDSNAEESDSQGGFGIFGSIDITGQNFEFSTAQSPPRVSSSRQSTQREIEAEMKRLKLELKQTMDMYSSACKEAISAKNKARELSQWKLEESKKFEEARNSEEAALAAAEMEKAKCKAALEAAEIAQRMAEKEAQRRKQAEMIARREAEEKNRALTALSRNDFRYRKYSIEEIEAATEKFSESMKIGEGGYGPVYKGKLDHTPVAIKVLRPDAAQGRKQFQQEVEVLSCIRHPNMVLLLGACPEFGCLVYEYMNNGSLEDRLFQRGNTPPISWRKRFKIASEVATALLFLHQTKPEPLVHRDLKPGNILLDRNFVTKISDVGLARLVPPSVADQVTQYRMTSAAGTFCYIDPEYQQTGRLTTKSDIYSFGILLLQIITAKPPMGLAHHVSKAIEKGRFADMLDPAITDWPIEETLAFANLALKCAELRKKDRPDLGLVIVPELKRLKDFRRTML from the exons ATGAGAGGGTTTCTTTCTCGTGAAACAAAACCAAAACGAAGAGCTAAGAAGGCACTATATTCTCTCTTTGTTTCATCCTTCGCCGGACTCTACTGGGTGTggcggaggaggaggaggagggtgTTGTTGCTGTTGGTGGGTCGTCTTCGTTTTCGGCGGTGGTGCGCTACTGAACAACAATGGCTCCCCATTTTTACCCAGACGACACCATTCCTCCGTTCAATGCCACTGCCGTGGCGGTCGAGAAGGACAACAAGAACAGCAAAGCCGCTGTTCGGTGGGCTATCGATAATCTCATGCTTACCAATCCTTTCATCATTCTCATCCATGTTAGACACAAAAACCATCGTAG AGAGCacgagcagcagcagcagcagcgaaTCGGGAGACTCTGATGCGCGCAATGTTTTCGTTCCTTTCCGGGCATATTGTGCTCGTAAAGCG GTTGTATTGAAGGAGGTTGTTATTGATGATTCTGATGTTGCGAAAGCAATTCTGGATTATATCAACAAGAATTGCATCACTAATCTCGTTGCTGGTGCTTCTCAAAGAAATGCTCTTACAAG GAAGTTTAAAAGCACAGACGTGCCCTCTAGTATTGTGAAATCTGCACCAGATTTTTGTTCTGTGTTTGTGATATCGAAAGGGAAGATAGTAACCGCCAAAACCGCTCAGAGGCCTGCACTCAACACCGCTGCCCCGCCTAGACAACCATCTCCACAGGGACTGCCACCTTGTGTTCCAAATGAATATGGTGAATCAGATCATGGAGCTAG aGCACAGTACATGAGGGCAGGGTTGAAAAATGGAGGATATGATAAAATGGTGCCAATAAGGGAGAGAACTAAAAGCGCTCCTTCACTTCTCTTGTTGGAAAACATGGACCCTCAGAATAATGGGTATAGATCTTCCTTCGGCTGCGATTCAAACGCTGAGGAAAGTGACAGTCAAGGAGGTTTTGGTATATTTGGATCGATTGATATCACAGGTCAAAACTTTGAATTCAGTACTGCCCAAAGTCCCCCAAGAGTATCTTCATCCAGACAATCTACG cagagagaaattgaagcTGAGATGAAAAGATTAAAGCTTGAATTAAAGCAAACCATGGACATGTATAGCTCAGCATGTAAAGAAGCAATCTCAGCAAAAAATAAG GCTAGAGAGCTGAGCCAGTGGAAGCTGGAGGAGAGCAAGAAGTTTGAAGAAGCCAGGAATTCTGAAGAGGCAGCCCTTGCAGCTGCAGAGATGGAGAAGGCCAAGTGCAAAGCTGCGCTAGAAGCAGCTGAAATAGCACAGAGAATGGCCGAGAAGGAAGCCCAGAGAAGAAAACAGGCAGAGATGATAGCCAGGCGAGAGGCAGAAGAGAAGAATCGAGCATTGACTGCTTTGTCAAGGAACGATTTTAGGTATAGAAAATATTCCATAGAAGAAATTGAAGCCGCCACTGAGAAGTTCTCAGAGTCTATGAAAATTGGTGAAGGTGGTTATGGACCTGTTTATAAAGGCAAGCTTGATCATACCCCAGTTGCCATCAAAGTCTTGAGACCTGATGCAGCTCAAGGAAGGAAGCAATTCCAACAGGAG GTTGAGGTTCTGAGCTGCATTAGACATCCGAACATGGTCCTCCTCCTAGGTGCCTGTCCAGAATTCGGATGCTTGGTATACGAGTATATGAACAATGGTAGCTTGGAAGACCGCCTATTTCAAAGAGGCAACACCCCACCAATATCATGGAGGAAACGATTCAAAATAGCTTCTGAAGTGGCAACAGCACTTCTCTTCCTTCACCAAACAAAGCCAGAGCCCCTTGTGCACCGCGACCTTAAGCCAGGAAACATACTCTTAGACCGCAACTTTGTTACCAAAATCAGCGATGTTGGCCTGGCTCGTTTAGTCCCTCCATCAGTAGCCGATCAAGTAACCCAGTACCGCATGACATCTGCAGCCGGGACATTCTGTTACATCGATCCAGAGTACCAACAGACAGGCAGGTTAACAACCAAGTCAGACATATACTCGTTTGGGATATTACTCCTCCAAATCATCACAGCTAAGCCTCCAATGGGTCTAGCTCACCATGTCAGTAAAGCCATTGAGAAAGGAAGGTTTGCTGATATGCTAGACCCGGCAATAACAGACTGGCCCATTGAAGAAACTCTAGCATTTGCTAACTTGGCATTAAAGTGTGCAGAACTAAGGAAGAAGGACAGACCAGACCTTGGTTTGGTTATTGTACCGGAGCTTAAGCGGTTAAAAGATTTCAGAAGAACCATGCTTTAG